Proteins from a genomic interval of Helicoverpa zea isolate HzStark_Cry1AcR chromosome 13, ilHelZeax1.1, whole genome shotgun sequence:
- the LOC124636003 gene encoding uncharacterized protein LOC124636003, with protein MMLTEVEERIVALCGGESFSTGDAHLGIQPFPENDTPSPSPEAQPIYNTNDDNINVPQQQQSQARPTEESAAIVFYDSALIEDSPAPRNYRPPASAISRKLFASSSSSIVGTSQSILRNNQLDNTPPPNPHVYHPSLSPPTVTLSHTPTPSPSRRGSTPVASPVIPRTAASSFSRHTASVASPSRRSRTVRGSRGGSVSRHTSSVAALPPSQRRTEFSSMTERFLRLEEQQLEIQRLNTQIMQSFLERSAERDRIFRLKLSQKGFSVWLRPKLNFEVLN; from the exons ATGATGCTAACTGAGGTTGAGGAAAGGATTGTTGCTTTGTGTGGTGGTGAAAGCTTTTCCACAGGAGATGCACATTTAGGCATTCAGCCGTTTCCG GAAAATGATACGCCGTCTCCATCACCCGAAGCACAACCTATATACAATACTAATGATGACaac ATTAATGTACCACAACAACAGCAGAGTCAGGCACGGCCTACTGAGGAATCAgcagctattgtattttat GATTCCGCCCTGATTGAGGACAGTCCAGCACCTCGAAATTACAGACCACCAGCTAGTGCAATTTCGAGAAAACTGTTTGCTTCCTCATCCAGCTCCATTGTTGGAACTAGCCAAAGCATTTTACGG AATAACCAGTTAGACAACACTCCTCCTCCAAATCCTCATGTTTATCATCCCAGCCTGTCCCCTCCAACTGTAACACTTTCCCATACGCCCACACCTTCACCTTCACGCCGTGGTTCCACCCCAGTAGCCTCCCCAGTCATTCCAAGAACTGCGGCTTCATCAT ttTCACGTCACACAGCTTCAGTGGCTTCACCTTCTCGGCGCTCTAGGACAGTTCGTGGTAGTCGAGGTGGTTCTGTGT CACGTCACACGTCTTCAGTTGCTGCTCTTCCACCATCACAACGGCGAACGGAATTCTCCTCCATGACTGAGAGATTCCTGaggttggaagaacagcagctagagatacaaagattgaatacgcagatcatgcagtcctttctggagaggagtgcagagagggacagaatttttagattaaagttgtctcaaaagggattCAGCGTTTGGCTTCGGCCTAAACTAAACTTCGAGGTCCTAAACTAG